The following are encoded in a window of Nibricoccus aquaticus genomic DNA:
- the dnaA gene encoding chromosomal replication initiator protein DnaA: MPSVSSSPSLWETVKSDFKTLFPEDVFKLWFEPIVCVESAEDSLTLGVPNDFAAIWINDNYLDLIVQRLRLSTGRLMTVKLKKVDLDGSSAPFASTTDAGSRIKTTAAPVRRAPRYDEKTGIAGGLNPRNTFETFVVGNNNQMAHAAAMAVAQAPAQAYNPLFIYGDTGLGKTHLMHAIGHAILKNNPHAKIAYLSTEKFTNEFIQALQENALPKFRQRYRHVDVLLLDDVQFLGNKERIQEEFFHTFNDLFESSKQIVLSSDRRASEIEKLEARLVSRFEWGLPADIQAPDFETRVAILRTKAATLKFELPPGVATFIAQNISKNIRRLEGALIKVASYSSLTGKPIDLATTEMLLQDVLMEQAQNQLTIETIQKRVADHYQIRHSDMTSKRRPNNIAIPRQIAMYITRTLTKHSLQEIGDAYGGRDHGTVIHACKAVDNMMEQDASVRGSVEFLKAQLSR, encoded by the coding sequence ATGCCTTCTGTTTCCTCGTCTCCCAGCCTTTGGGAAACCGTCAAAAGTGATTTCAAAACCCTTTTTCCCGAGGATGTTTTCAAGCTGTGGTTTGAACCCATCGTCTGCGTCGAATCCGCCGAAGACTCCCTGACCCTCGGCGTCCCCAACGACTTCGCCGCCATCTGGATTAACGACAACTACCTCGACCTCATCGTCCAGCGCCTCCGCCTCAGCACCGGTCGCCTGATGACCGTGAAGCTCAAGAAGGTCGATCTCGACGGCTCCAGCGCTCCGTTCGCCTCCACCACCGATGCCGGCAGCCGCATCAAAACCACCGCCGCACCTGTCCGCCGCGCCCCGCGTTACGACGAAAAAACCGGCATCGCCGGTGGCCTCAACCCCCGCAACACCTTCGAAACCTTCGTCGTCGGTAACAACAACCAGATGGCCCACGCCGCCGCCATGGCCGTCGCCCAGGCCCCCGCGCAAGCCTACAACCCCCTCTTCATCTACGGCGACACCGGCCTCGGCAAAACGCACCTGATGCACGCCATCGGCCACGCGATCCTGAAGAACAACCCGCACGCCAAGATCGCCTACCTCTCCACGGAAAAATTCACCAACGAGTTTATCCAGGCCCTCCAGGAAAACGCCCTTCCCAAGTTCCGCCAGCGCTACCGCCACGTCGACGTCCTCCTCCTCGATGACGTCCAGTTCCTCGGCAACAAAGAGCGCATCCAGGAAGAATTCTTCCACACCTTCAACGATCTCTTCGAGTCCTCGAAACAGATCGTCCTCTCCAGCGACCGCCGCGCCTCCGAGATCGAAAAACTCGAAGCCCGCCTCGTCTCCCGCTTCGAATGGGGCCTGCCCGCCGACATCCAGGCGCCCGACTTCGAAACCCGCGTCGCCATCCTGCGCACCAAAGCCGCCACCCTGAAGTTCGAGCTGCCTCCCGGCGTCGCCACTTTCATCGCGCAAAACATCTCGAAAAACATCCGCCGCCTCGAAGGCGCGCTGATCAAAGTAGCCAGCTACTCCAGCCTCACGGGCAAACCCATCGACCTCGCGACGACCGAGATGCTCCTGCAGGACGTCCTCATGGAGCAGGCGCAAAACCAGCTCACCATCGAGACGATCCAGAAACGCGTCGCCGATCACTACCAGATCCGCCACAGCGACATGACCAGCAAACGCCGCCCCAACAACATCGCCATCCCCCGCCAGATCGCGATGTACATCACGCGCACGCTCACCAAGCACTCCCTCCAGGAAATCGGCGACGCCTACGGTGGCCGCGACCACGGCACCGTCATCCACGCCTGCAAAGCCGTGGACAACATGATGGAGCAAGACGCCTCCGTCCGCGGCTCCGTCGAATTCCTCAAAGCCCAGCTCAGCCGCTGA
- a CDS encoding DNA alkylation repair protein, with the protein MSDAPALKEWFNAARYRWFADELASLTPRFDRKKFLAHTLPGLDERSLLQRIRRTSEAMSATLPADYPKALAVLKKLAPRFDHNFVTLVLPDFVGLYGHDDFDASMDALAFFTRFGSAEFAIREFLKRDLPRTLAVMERWSLDKNEHLRRLASEGCRPRLPWSFRLPALIADPSPVAPILENLRADDSLYVRKSVANHLNDITKDHPDWTLATLRRWTTKNPHTAWIARRALRTLIKAGHPEALALFGVKPGAFVRVENLTLSAPAITLGDRLSFSYDVTSTSSRSQRIVADYAVHYVKKSGDLSRKVFKLSEFDLPARSRVSLKKSQRFQNFTTRTHYAGEHRIELLLNGQSVASTSFMLHVTSPKSRLLT; encoded by the coding sequence ATGTCCGACGCCCCCGCCCTCAAAGAGTGGTTCAACGCCGCCCGCTACCGCTGGTTCGCCGACGAGCTCGCGTCCCTCACGCCTCGCTTCGATCGCAAAAAATTCCTCGCCCACACTCTCCCCGGCCTCGACGAGCGCAGCCTCCTCCAACGCATCCGCCGTACCTCCGAAGCGATGAGCGCCACGCTTCCCGCCGACTACCCCAAAGCGCTCGCAGTTCTCAAAAAACTCGCTCCGCGCTTCGATCACAACTTCGTCACGCTTGTTCTCCCCGACTTCGTTGGCCTCTACGGTCACGACGATTTCGACGCGTCGATGGACGCGCTCGCATTCTTCACGCGCTTCGGCTCCGCCGAGTTCGCCATCCGCGAATTCCTCAAACGCGATCTCCCGCGCACACTCGCTGTCATGGAACGTTGGTCGCTCGATAAAAACGAACACCTCCGCCGCCTTGCCAGCGAAGGCTGCCGCCCGCGTTTGCCCTGGTCTTTCCGTTTGCCCGCGCTGATCGCCGATCCCTCTCCCGTCGCCCCGATCCTCGAAAACCTCCGCGCCGACGATTCCCTCTACGTCCGCAAATCCGTCGCCAATCACCTCAACGACATCACCAAGGATCATCCCGATTGGACGCTCGCCACGCTCCGCCGCTGGACCACGAAAAACCCGCACACCGCCTGGATCGCCCGCCGCGCCCTCCGCACGTTGATAAAAGCCGGCCACCCCGAAGCGCTCGCCCTCTTCGGCGTAAAACCCGGCGCATTCGTCCGCGTTGAAAACTTAACGCTCTCCGCCCCCGCCATCACCCTCGGCGACCGCCTGTCATTTTCCTACGACGTCACATCGACCAGCTCCCGATCCCAACGCATCGTCGCCGACTACGCCGTTCACTACGTGAAAAAATCCGGCGATCTCTCCCGAAAGGTTTTCAAGCTCTCCGAGTTCGACCTCCCCGCCCGCAGCCGGGTCTCGCTGAAAAAATCCCAGCGTTTCCAAAATTTCACCACCCGCACCCACTACGCCGGCGAGCACCGCATAGAGCTGCTACTCAACGGCCAGTCAGTCGCCAGCACGTCCTTCATGCTTCATGTCACCTCCCCCAAATCCCGTCTTCTCACTTGA
- the parS gene encoding type II RES/Xre toxin-antitoxin system antitoxin, with protein MKKVVYPDDWSTANNAELAMRVEEGLPVLDLVEFGRKVGFTIDELAKLVHIPPRTYARRVASKARLNVPEGERAVRIMRLYDRAKQTLGTHESTRAWLNRKLRVLGGRTPLDFAKTEPGAREVEAVLERFEDGVFS; from the coding sequence ATGAAGAAAGTCGTTTATCCCGATGATTGGAGCACCGCCAACAACGCCGAGCTCGCTATGCGCGTCGAGGAGGGCCTGCCCGTCCTCGATCTCGTCGAGTTCGGCCGCAAGGTCGGCTTCACCATCGATGAGCTCGCCAAGCTCGTTCACATTCCGCCCCGCACCTACGCACGCCGCGTCGCCAGCAAGGCCCGCCTTAATGTCCCCGAGGGCGAGCGCGCTGTGCGCATCATGCGTCTGTACGATCGCGCGAAGCAGACCCTCGGTACCCACGAGAGCACGCGTGCCTGGCTTAATCGCAAGCTCCGCGTCCTCGGCGGCCGCACGCCCCTCGACTTCGCCAAAACCGAGCCCGGTGCCCGCGAGGTCGAGGCCGTCCTTGAGCGCTTTGAAGACGGCGTCTTCTCGTGA
- a CDS encoding RES family NAD+ phosphorylase — MSNIIVWRLASKRRAATLWDGEGAFRRGARWSPPGVRAVYCAESRALAALEVLVHVEEVSDFVAHDWVIASALIPESLIEHPSKFPADWRVYPYGHTTQNFGAEWIRSGRSAVLRVPSAVVLGEFNYLLNPQHVDFAQVQLTKHTAFQFDSRLA, encoded by the coding sequence GTGAGTAACATCATCGTCTGGCGCCTGGCGTCGAAACGCCGTGCCGCCACGCTCTGGGATGGCGAAGGCGCCTTTCGCCGCGGCGCTCGCTGGAGCCCGCCGGGAGTACGCGCAGTTTATTGCGCCGAATCCCGCGCGCTCGCCGCGCTTGAGGTGCTCGTTCACGTCGAGGAGGTCAGCGATTTCGTCGCCCACGATTGGGTCATCGCCTCCGCCTTGATTCCGGAATCGCTCATCGAGCATCCATCCAAATTCCCCGCCGACTGGCGTGTGTATCCGTATGGCCACACCACGCAAAACTTCGGCGCCGAGTGGATTCGCTCCGGCCGGAGCGCCGTCTTGCGCGTCCCCAGCGCCGTCGTCCTCGGCGAGTTCAACTACCTTCTCAATCCGCAACACGTAGACTTCGCCCAAGTTCAGCTGACGAAGCATACCGCGTTTCAGTTCGATTCGCGTCTCGCCTGA
- the lgt gene encoding prolipoprotein diacylglyceryl transferase, with protein sequence MLTLAHWTHDLSPFVPFLQFSETRGVRWYGLAYVLGFVCALWLLHRYTRTGRSRLTTEQNGDLLLIIVIGVMLGGRLGSFLLYHPELLLSDPLSFFRIWEGGMASHGAFIGVTLALIWFSRKTKVSFLHLGDLITSTAALGLMLGRIANFINGELWGKESTVRWAVIFVNTDGGPMPRHPSQLYQALLEGALLFAYMQHRVWKNRVLQTHPGQLSGEFLIGYSIMRVIGEVFREPDASLVWNTFSRGTFYSFFVFIAGVALILFARRQPQRG encoded by the coding sequence ATGCTGACGCTCGCCCATTGGACACACGACTTGAGTCCATTCGTCCCGTTTCTCCAGTTTTCCGAAACGCGCGGCGTGCGCTGGTACGGCCTCGCCTATGTGCTCGGTTTCGTCTGCGCGCTCTGGCTCCTGCACCGCTACACACGCACCGGCCGCTCTCGGCTCACAACCGAACAAAACGGCGACCTCCTCCTCATCATCGTCATCGGCGTGATGCTCGGCGGACGCCTCGGCTCGTTCCTGCTCTACCATCCGGAGCTGCTCCTCTCCGATCCCCTGAGTTTTTTCCGTATCTGGGAAGGCGGCATGGCCAGCCATGGCGCGTTTATCGGCGTCACGCTCGCGCTGATTTGGTTCTCCCGGAAAACCAAAGTCTCATTCCTCCACCTCGGCGACTTGATCACCTCCACCGCTGCGCTCGGCCTTATGCTCGGTCGCATAGCCAACTTCATCAACGGCGAGCTCTGGGGCAAAGAATCCACCGTGCGCTGGGCCGTCATTTTTGTGAACACCGATGGCGGCCCCATGCCGCGCCATCCGTCGCAACTCTACCAGGCACTCCTCGAAGGCGCATTGCTCTTCGCCTACATGCAGCACCGCGTCTGGAAAAACCGCGTGCTGCAAACACACCCCGGCCAGCTCTCCGGCGAATTTCTCATCGGCTATTCTATCATGCGTGTCATCGGCGAAGTGTTCCGCGAGCCCGATGCTTCCCTCGTCTGGAACACCTTCAGCCGGGGAACCTTCTACTCGTTCTTCGTCTTCATCGCAGGCGTGGCGCTGATTCTATTCGCACGCCGGCAGCCTCAGCGCGGGTAA
- a CDS encoding autotransporter-associated beta strand repeat-containing protein, which translates to MPLLHLNRPLPTARHRHGSSGVPLLLALLAPLTASAQVTIGLNFVGGYSGVSVSSMGSAENAGAIAQTNWNNLTSFSGSDTTLVNNSGATVSGLSVSYNSLNTWADPAITDTAGNNRLMRGYLDFNVNEGSTGITVSGLSSPVYDVIVYTNGDENARTGLFQIGAQSYWVKDSSSFTGTFIQGTATADPGSHAAAQSGNYMVFSGLTSSSFTLSATGEYTIDGVYRAPVNAIQIVQPATTLFWDRNGTSTGAGTTPNGIWATSGTNRSNWTSSAAGTSTPGNWTNGAVAVFSAGTNATGTYVVDVASTSIQTGAIFVQEGNVTFNTTNGGSIRLSDSTPDIIVAGGASATVNVRLENNVTASTAIGLQKQGTGTLTLGSTSNNYGGKTVITEGTLRLGTSGVIPNGSALTVASGATFDLNNQTETIGSLAGAGTVAFGTGTLIAGGDNTSTLFSGSFTGAGIFEKTGTGTFTLGTDLTYAGTMRLSGGTLALNGYDLSTSVLHITGDSVLDFGANTASLLTTGSFLIDVGVTLTINNWTDTIDYFYALTSPGGAQGSAPLNQIVFSGFSVNDTKWQSYDKQITPVPEPATYGALLMLSAGVFVFWRRSRRVT; encoded by the coding sequence ATGCCCCTGCTCCACCTCAACCGCCCGCTCCCGACAGCCCGCCACCGTCACGGCAGCTCGGGCGTTCCGTTGCTGCTGGCGCTGCTCGCACCGCTCACCGCGAGCGCTCAAGTCACCATCGGGCTCAATTTCGTCGGCGGCTATTCCGGCGTATCCGTTTCCTCGATGGGCTCCGCCGAAAACGCGGGCGCGATCGCCCAGACCAACTGGAACAACCTCACCAGCTTCAGCGGCAGCGACACGACGCTGGTCAACAACTCCGGCGCGACCGTTTCCGGGCTGAGCGTCAGCTACAACTCGCTCAACACCTGGGCCGATCCCGCGATCACGGACACCGCAGGCAACAACCGCCTCATGCGCGGCTACCTCGATTTCAACGTCAACGAAGGCTCCACCGGCATCACCGTCAGCGGACTTTCTTCGCCGGTCTACGACGTCATCGTGTACACCAACGGCGACGAAAACGCCCGCACCGGCCTGTTCCAGATCGGCGCGCAATCCTACTGGGTCAAAGACAGCAGCAGCTTCACCGGCACATTCATCCAGGGAACGGCCACCGCCGATCCCGGCTCGCACGCCGCCGCGCAGTCGGGCAATTACATGGTCTTCTCCGGACTCACGAGCAGCTCGTTCACGCTGTCCGCGACCGGCGAATACACCATCGACGGCGTCTATCGCGCTCCGGTAAACGCCATCCAGATCGTCCAGCCCGCCACCACACTCTTCTGGGATCGCAACGGCACCTCCACCGGCGCTGGTACCACACCCAACGGCATCTGGGCCACCAGCGGCACCAATCGCAGCAACTGGACCAGTTCCGCCGCTGGCACCTCCACTCCCGGCAACTGGACCAACGGCGCGGTCGCCGTCTTCAGCGCGGGCACCAACGCCACCGGCACCTACGTTGTCGATGTCGCCAGCACCAGCATCCAGACGGGCGCGATCTTCGTGCAGGAGGGCAACGTCACTTTCAACACCACGAACGGCGGCTCGATCCGTCTCTCCGATTCCACTCCCGACATCATCGTCGCAGGCGGCGCCTCCGCCACGGTCAACGTGCGGCTCGAAAACAACGTGACCGCCTCCACCGCCATCGGTCTCCAGAAACAGGGCACAGGCACGCTCACCCTCGGCAGCACCAGCAACAACTACGGCGGTAAAACCGTCATCACCGAGGGCACACTGCGCCTTGGCACCAGCGGCGTGATTCCCAACGGCAGCGCACTCACCGTAGCCAGCGGAGCTACCTTTGATCTCAACAACCAGACAGAGACCATCGGCTCGCTCGCGGGCGCCGGCACCGTCGCCTTCGGCACCGGCACACTCATCGCGGGCGGCGACAACACCTCGACTCTATTCTCCGGCTCATTCACCGGCGCTGGCATATTTGAAAAAACCGGCACCGGCACATTCACGCTCGGTACCGACCTCACGTACGCGGGCACGATGCGCCTCAGTGGCGGCACACTCGCGCTCAACGGCTACGATCTCAGCACCAGCGTGCTCCACATCACCGGCGACTCAGTCCTCGATTTCGGTGCCAACACCGCCTCGTTGCTCACCACCGGCAGCTTCCTGATAGACGTGGGCGTCACTCTCACGATCAACAACTGGACCGATACCATCGACTACTTCTACGCGCTCACCAGTCCAGGCGGCGCTCAAGGCTCCGCGCCGCTCAACCAGATCGTCTTCTCCGGCTTCTCCGTCAACGACACGAAATGGCAGAGCTACGATAAACAGATCACGCCGGTCCCTGAGCCCGCGACCTACGGCGCATTGCTCATGCTCAGCGCAGGCGTGTTTGTATTTTGGCGACGCTCACGGCGCGTCACCTGA
- a CDS encoding agmatine deiminase family protein has translation MAAASASKTLKTKETATPASLGFRMPAEWEPQTAIWLSWPHKRASWPGFFRPIPYKFAEIVATISRFQEVRINIAKPLQKRAWSLIEKANADLSKVTFYDHPTNDTWCRDHGPIFVKNDKTGEVAVTDWDYNAWGGKYPPFDKDNEIPPSIAKKLKMRRFEKKMVLEGGSIDVNGAGLLLTTEACLLHKNRNPDLTKEQIEQNLRDYLGVHTILWLGDGIIGDDTDGHIDDLSRFFREDGIVTVVETNKRDKNYKILQENLERLHMLRTPAKKKFKIVELPMPKPSFCDGQQLPASYANFLIINDAVLMPAFRQPKKDDEALEVLADCFPDREIIPIDCLDLVWGLGTLHCISQQQPA, from the coding sequence ATGGCTGCCGCCTCTGCTTCGAAGACGTTGAAAACTAAAGAAACCGCCACGCCTGCCTCGCTCGGCTTTCGGATGCCAGCCGAGTGGGAGCCGCAGACGGCAATCTGGCTTTCGTGGCCGCATAAGCGCGCGTCGTGGCCGGGATTTTTCCGGCCGATCCCGTACAAGTTTGCGGAGATCGTCGCGACGATCAGTCGTTTTCAAGAAGTGCGCATCAACATCGCGAAACCGCTCCAGAAGCGCGCGTGGTCGTTGATCGAAAAAGCCAACGCAGATCTGTCGAAGGTAACGTTCTACGATCATCCGACGAATGACACGTGGTGCCGCGATCATGGACCCATCTTCGTGAAGAACGACAAGACCGGCGAAGTCGCGGTGACCGATTGGGACTACAACGCGTGGGGCGGCAAATATCCGCCGTTCGACAAAGACAACGAGATCCCCCCGAGCATCGCGAAGAAGCTGAAGATGCGCCGCTTTGAAAAAAAGATGGTGCTCGAAGGCGGCTCGATCGACGTGAATGGTGCGGGGCTGCTGCTCACGACCGAGGCGTGCTTGCTCCATAAGAACCGCAATCCCGATCTCACGAAGGAGCAGATCGAGCAGAACCTGCGCGATTATCTCGGCGTGCATACGATTCTCTGGCTCGGAGATGGCATCATCGGTGACGACACGGACGGACACATCGACGACCTGAGCCGTTTCTTCCGCGAGGACGGTATTGTGACGGTCGTCGAAACCAACAAGCGCGATAAGAACTATAAAATCCTTCAGGAAAACCTGGAGCGTCTGCACATGTTGCGCACACCGGCGAAGAAGAAGTTCAAGATCGTCGAACTGCCGATGCCGAAGCCGTCGTTCTGCGATGGGCAGCAACTCCCGGCGAGTTATGCGAATTTTCTCATCATCAACGACGCGGTGCTGATGCCAGCTTTTCGCCAGCCGAAGAAGGACGATGAAGCACTCGAAGTGCTGGCTGACTGTTTCCCTGATCGTGAGATCATCCCGATCGACTGCCTCGACCTCGTGTGGGGTTTGGGGACGCTGCATTGTATTTCGCAACAGCAGCCCGCCTGA
- a CDS encoding carbon-nitrogen hydrolase, whose translation MSKVTLGLLQHACSANPAENLKKSIALAEKAAKQGAQIICTQELLCSQYFCQSEDHEHFKLAEPIPGPSTKAFQKIAKKHGVVIIASLFEKRASGLYHNTAVIIDADGSLLGIYRKMHIPDDPLFYEKFYFTPGDTGFRAWDTKFGRIGVLICWDQWYPEGARLTAMQGAEILFYPTAIGWHPKEKAEYGVNQHGAWETIQRSHAVANGCYVASINRIGHEVIKSVGGDGLEFWGQSFVAGTSGQILAKASVDKEEVLIVPVELGKVDTTRTHWPFLRDRRIDAYGDLTKRFIDRPL comes from the coding sequence ATGTCGAAAGTCACGCTCGGTCTCCTTCAACACGCCTGCTCCGCGAATCCCGCGGAGAACCTCAAAAAGTCCATCGCGCTTGCCGAGAAGGCTGCGAAGCAGGGCGCTCAGATCATCTGCACGCAGGAGCTGCTGTGCTCGCAATATTTCTGCCAGAGCGAGGATCATGAGCATTTCAAACTCGCAGAGCCGATCCCCGGGCCGAGCACGAAGGCGTTTCAGAAGATCGCGAAGAAGCATGGCGTGGTGATCATCGCGTCACTCTTCGAGAAGCGGGCGTCGGGTCTTTATCACAACACGGCGGTCATTATCGATGCGGACGGCTCGCTGCTCGGCATTTACCGGAAGATGCACATCCCGGATGATCCGCTGTTCTACGAGAAGTTCTACTTCACGCCGGGCGACACGGGTTTCCGTGCGTGGGATACGAAGTTCGGCCGGATAGGCGTGTTGATCTGCTGGGATCAGTGGTATCCCGAAGGCGCTCGCCTCACGGCTATGCAGGGCGCGGAGATTCTTTTTTATCCGACGGCGATTGGCTGGCATCCGAAGGAGAAGGCTGAGTACGGCGTGAATCAGCACGGCGCGTGGGAGACGATCCAGCGTTCGCACGCGGTCGCGAATGGTTGCTACGTCGCGTCGATCAACCGCATCGGCCACGAGGTGATTAAGAGCGTTGGTGGCGATGGCTTGGAGTTCTGGGGCCAGAGTTTCGTCGCGGGCACGAGCGGGCAGATTCTGGCGAAGGCCAGCGTGGATAAAGAGGAAGTCCTCATCGTCCCGGTGGAGCTCGGGAAAGTGGATACGACCCGCACGCACTGGCCGTTCCTGCGCGACCGTCGCATCGATGCGTACGGCGATCTCACCAAGCGTTTTATCGACCGTCCGCTTTAA
- the hisG gene encoding ATP phosphoribosyltransferase — protein MLGLPKGSLEESTKNLFAKAGWKITTSSRSYKPSIDDPELDGRFVRAQEVSRYVEHGFFDCGLTGQDWVLENNSDVVEVCDLIYSKASTLKSRWVLCVPESSPVKTIKDLAGKRVATELMNTTKRFFAEKGVVADIEFSWGATEVKVPDLVDAIVDITETGSSLRANKLRIVETLLYTNTKLIANKASWANPAKRKKIETIALLLVGALEAHSKVGLKLNLPKAALESVISKLPSLRNPTVSQLSNPDWIALETIIDESVVREIIPQLKSLGAEGIVEYPLNKVVY, from the coding sequence ATGCTCGGACTGCCGAAGGGCAGCCTCGAGGAGTCCACGAAAAACCTGTTCGCCAAGGCAGGTTGGAAAATCACCACGAGTTCGCGCTCCTACAAACCGTCTATCGACGACCCGGAGCTGGATGGACGTTTCGTGCGTGCCCAAGAAGTGAGCCGTTACGTGGAGCATGGGTTTTTCGACTGCGGGCTGACCGGCCAGGACTGGGTTCTCGAAAACAACTCCGACGTGGTTGAGGTATGCGATCTGATCTACAGCAAGGCATCCACGCTCAAGTCGCGCTGGGTGCTGTGCGTACCGGAATCATCGCCGGTCAAAACCATCAAGGATCTCGCGGGCAAACGTGTCGCGACGGAGTTGATGAACACGACCAAGCGCTTCTTCGCCGAAAAGGGCGTTGTGGCCGACATCGAATTTTCTTGGGGCGCTACGGAGGTCAAAGTTCCCGATCTCGTCGATGCGATCGTGGATATCACTGAGACGGGGTCGTCGCTGCGCGCGAACAAACTCCGGATCGTCGAGACGCTCCTCTACACGAACACCAAGCTGATCGCCAACAAGGCGAGCTGGGCGAATCCGGCGAAGCGCAAAAAAATCGAGACCATCGCGCTGCTGCTCGTTGGTGCGCTGGAGGCGCACTCGAAGGTCGGCCTGAAACTGAATCTTCCGAAGGCGGCGCTCGAGTCCGTAATCAGCAAGTTGCCGTCGCTGCGTAATCCGACCGTCTCGCAGCTCAGCAATCCGGACTGGATCGCGCTCGAGACGATCATCGACGAAAGCGTCGTCCGCGAAATCATTCCGCAGCTCAAGTCGCTCGGCGCCGAGGGCATCGTGGAATATCCACTGAACAAGGTCGTCTATTGA
- a CDS encoding response regulator transcription factor, protein MRSAPKPLILIVEDEEELAKLITIHLEEAGMQTQWYNRCALAARFLKKNFANLLLLDVNLPDQSGFQLLDELKKGDISIPTIFVTGNALETNKIRGLDMGGDDYITKPFSYPELVARIRAVLRRAESMADLNVTKNAKISDEAFDFCGAKVTPIRLEIEFPNKVVTKIGRKELGILSYLNQNQGVVITRKALIHSVWGIHADVKSRSLDQYIVKVRELFRANGLNLDSFRTVHSVGYIFDPQGVSQEGREEIAARQTNPPMAKK, encoded by the coding sequence ATGCGATCCGCTCCAAAGCCCCTGATCCTGATAGTGGAAGACGAGGAGGAACTGGCCAAACTCATCACCATCCACCTCGAAGAAGCCGGCATGCAAACCCAGTGGTACAACCGCTGCGCCCTTGCCGCCCGCTTCCTCAAGAAGAACTTCGCCAACCTCCTGCTCCTCGACGTCAACCTCCCGGACCAGTCAGGCTTCCAGCTCCTCGATGAACTGAAGAAGGGCGACATCTCCATCCCCACCATCTTCGTCACCGGTAACGCCCTTGAGACGAATAAAATTCGCGGCCTCGATATGGGCGGTGACGACTACATCACCAAACCCTTCAGTTACCCCGAACTCGTCGCCCGCATCCGCGCAGTCCTCCGCCGCGCCGAATCGATGGCCGATCTCAACGTCACCAAAAACGCCAAGATCAGCGACGAGGCTTTCGACTTCTGCGGCGCCAAGGTCACGCCCATCCGCCTCGAAATCGAGTTCCCAAATAAAGTCGTCACCAAGATCGGCCGCAAGGAACTCGGCATCCTCTCCTACCTGAATCAAAACCAAGGCGTTGTCATCACGCGCAAGGCCCTGATTCACTCGGTCTGGGGCATCCACGCCGACGTGAAAAGCCGCTCCCTCGACCAGTACATCGTCAAGGTCCGCGAACTCTTCCGCGCCAACGGCCTCAACCTCGACTCCTTCCGCACCGTTCACAGCGTCGGCTACATCTTCGACCCACAGGGCGTCTCTCAAGAAGGCCGCGAAGAAATCGCCGCACGGCAAACGAATCCGCCCATGGCGAAGAAGTAA
- a CDS encoding 5'-3' exonuclease: MAKWLLVDGFNLAYRCFHALPELTRADGFPTGALHGWVKSLWKLNDMERPEATLVFFDLGGSQDRLALHPEYKAQRAEMPEPLVKQLPLIKSLTRAMGLVGIEQDGVESDDLLASQAVALAKAGHDVIIVSSDKDFAQIVNERIKIMLPPPTANPKLGWRLLDVVGVVEKFGVPPSQIAEYLALVGDTSDNIPGLNGVGPKTAVKWLELCGSLEGVIARAGELKPDRFREVVVAEAERLRMNLKLTTLNLALPTVAAEKTAVRTDELLRTLEEMEMKSTLAEAQKRYGGQGELF, encoded by the coding sequence ATGGCAAAATGGCTCCTGGTCGATGGGTTCAACCTCGCTTATCGCTGCTTTCACGCGTTGCCGGAGCTGACGCGCGCAGACGGTTTTCCCACGGGCGCACTGCATGGATGGGTGAAGTCGTTGTGGAAGCTGAACGACATGGAGCGGCCGGAGGCGACGCTGGTGTTTTTCGATCTCGGTGGTTCGCAGGACCGGCTGGCGTTGCATCCTGAATACAAGGCGCAGCGCGCGGAGATGCCAGAGCCGCTGGTGAAACAACTGCCGCTCATCAAGTCGCTGACGCGGGCGATGGGCCTCGTCGGAATCGAGCAGGATGGCGTGGAGTCGGATGATTTACTGGCGTCGCAAGCGGTCGCGTTGGCGAAGGCCGGGCACGACGTGATTATTGTGAGCTCGGACAAGGATTTCGCACAGATCGTGAATGAGCGTATCAAGATCATGCTGCCGCCGCCGACGGCGAATCCGAAGCTGGGCTGGCGGCTGCTTGATGTGGTGGGTGTGGTGGAGAAGTTTGGCGTGCCGCCGAGCCAAATCGCCGAGTATCTGGCGCTGGTTGGGGACACATCGGATAACATTCCAGGACTCAACGGCGTGGGGCCGAAGACGGCGGTGAAGTGGTTGGAGCTTTGCGGATCGCTCGAAGGCGTGATCGCGCGGGCGGGGGAGTTGAAGCCGGACCGGTTTCGCGAAGTCGTGGTGGCAGAGGCCGAGCGACTGCGGATGAATCTGAAACTGACGACGCTCAATCTGGCGCTGCCGACCGTGGCGGCGGAGAAGACGGCGGTGCGGACCGATGAGTTGCTGCGCACGCTCGAAGAGATGGAGATGAAATCGACGCTGGCAGAAGCACAGAAGCGTTATGGTGGGCAGGGTGAGTTGTTCTAA